The Magnolia sinica isolate HGM2019 chromosome 9, MsV1, whole genome shotgun sequence sequence GAGTTTTACTCAAAAAACATGAATATCTGTTTCGTGAGAAGACCCAGTATCCAATTCCAAGTTCAGGAGAGAATTTTTCTTTTGAGCCATTGACCTCTCAACATTTCCATGGAAATCTACactcccaaatcaaataaaaTTGTTGTTGTAAATGGCCATTTTAGTCATATAATAGGAGAGATCATGGTCGATCCCATGATGGTGCTCACTACAGAGTAacgaaatgtgggccccacttgcgaAATGCTCACTAAAGTTCATTTCATTGTGTGACTGCAGCTTCCGGCCGGTGCAAAAATCCCCAACTCGGCCTGCGTTAAAACATATGAGGTGAGGGATTCTCAGGGAGTCGTGTGGGTATGGATGTCAGATAGGAAGACTGCAAATGCTGACAAGCTGCCCTGGTTCGAGCACTATGCGAGACCTGGGTTCCAGGATTTATCGACTATCCATGAGCTTCCATACGATCATTCCATACTCCTGGAGAACCTTATGGATCCAGCCCATGTCCCAATCTCGCATGACCGGACAGATTGGAGTGCGAAGAGGGAAGATGCCCAAGCACTATCCTTCAAGGTAACCGAGCGTACCAACAGGGGATTTGCAGGCCACTGGGGCAAAGCAAGTGATGGACAATCATTGCCGAACTTCCTACGCTTCGAAGCACCTTGTGTTCTTCAAAACAATCGTGTGATCGTCGACAAGAATGGCGAGCAGCAGTATTTCTCTGCTCTTTTCCTGTGTCGACCTGCTGGGCAAGGCAAGTCCATGCTCATTGTAAGGTTTGGAGCGTCGATAAGATCATTCTTGGTAAAACTGCTTCCAAAATGGTACTTCCATCAGAATGCTGGTAAGGTTTTCGAGCAAGACATGGGATTTCTCTCCTCGCAGAATGAGGTCCTGATGAAGGAGAATGTGCCTACAAAGGACTTGTATCTCAATATACAGTCATCAGACACATGGGTCGCCGAGTATCGGAAATGGATGGATAAGGTGGGCCACGGGATGCCGTACTACTTCGGACACAAGACCATCTCATTACCTAAAGTACCTGCTGTGGTGGAACATGCACCTGCTGGGCTGGTTGCTGGCATTTCGGCATCCATGCCTGCCAAGGGTGGGATAGGAACTGTCCATGCTCCGAATCCAGCCAACCGATACTTCCGTCATGTGGTACATTGCAAAGGATGTAGGGATGATGTACAAGCTTTCCAAGCTTGGAAGAATGCTCTTTATATCATGACATTCGCATCCGCTGCATTAGCAGTTGTTGTATCGGGAAGGCAGTGGAAGGTCCTCTTCTTAGTATCGGCGGCATTGTTCTTGACTGGGATGCATGCATGTTCTAGCGCTGTTTCCCTCATAACAACAAACTTCGTTAGGAAGCATAGGAGATTGTGAGCGATCAATCGAAGGTGTGATGTTTGAAATAGGCGGGCCATCCATCTTAGTAGCGATTATGTGGTGCTTGTATGGTATTGATGATTGTACAATTAGTTCGGTTCTCAAGCTAATAagattttaaagttatttttcttttagatgCCATGTTTCTGCCTCTTGGGGTGCGAATTCCGTTCCAGCTTGTTATGAACACATTCGGATACTCTATGCATGTTTACATGCATGCTATGTTATAAATGTATGTtatcaattctgacaagtggggttcATGTTTTGCTAATTCAAATCCTGATCTGTTGTCCCACCTAGAAATAAAAAGTCCATATTGCAATCTTAACCGTTGTGATTTGTGATCTATAGATGGACAGTTGAGAAGAGAAAATGTTAGAATAAAATGGGTGGGGGGGCAATTTAGGAACGAGTGATGTAAATCTCTAAATGGAGTTGATGTATGATAGTTGTTTCAAATCTTCATACGGAGAATGAGATAT is a genomic window containing:
- the LOC131256891 gene encoding protein TIC 55, chloroplastic, producing the protein MTLLLLPQPFLRDLSFKNSLLSLFSQKPTSISSPSLSNTLIQRPTALSITQIEKPRKGFPKHCSATAEIERDISTVGNEEGEVQVPVEEETRGEDAVVKYDWKEEWYPLYLTEQIPDDAPLGLTVFDKQIVLYRDGNGVLRCHEDRCPHRLAKLSEGQLIDGRLECLYHGWQFEGDGKCVKIPQLPAGAKIPNSACVKTYEVRDSQGVVWVWMSDRKTANADKLPWFEHYARPGFQDLSTIHELPYDHSILLENLMDPAHVPISHDRTDWSAKREDAQALSFKVTERTNRGFAGHWGKASDGQSLPNFLRFEAPCVLQNNRVIVDKNGEQQYFSALFLCRPAGQGKSMLIVRFGASIRSFLVKLLPKWYFHQNAGKVFEQDMGFLSSQNEVLMKENVPTKDLYLNIQSSDTWVAEYRKWMDKVGHGMPYYFGHKTISLPKVPAVVEHAPAGLVAGISASMPAKGGIGTVHAPNPANRYFRHVVHCKGCRDDVQAFQAWKNALYIMTFASAALAVVVSGRQWKVLFLVSAALFLTGMHACSSAVSLITTNFVRKHRRL